Proteins co-encoded in one Leptospira yasudae genomic window:
- a CDS encoding exo-beta-N-acetylmuramidase NamZ family protein gives MLYTKIKKKFFLLVIFFLFLPSVACAEKSFRKHIADAKLVPSENEFYNNVLPGLSGKNVILITNPSGIGRSPERIIREFKKHDVKIKHLIGLEHGFLGLEEDFSKSPVTVDEFFNLPIYHIYRVKNAELPAILKGADAILFDVQDMGMRCYTYLTVLKRIMDGIPDPAGTRLIVLDHVNPALYLKGRGEMIDKRFLNFAGEFPSLFFGGLTLGESALFYNTEYLDKKIRLEVIAPKNAKRSFDWDKEGIPWTTPSPNLPTVDSAINYLGLVLLEGVNVSVGRGTTAPFVYFGAPWMIEPEKLAEELNQNSGGDYYYQTVFFKPVFGPYKNEICRGLRLTVVNRKYDPLKMAFKLIAGLKNQYKEFKWRSYPDGTHNIDFLWGTESFRKAIDSGKSYDQYSEFLNSAEKEYNEKIKKYYLY, from the coding sequence ATGCTCTACACAAAAATAAAGAAAAAATTCTTCCTTTTAGTCATTTTTTTTCTCTTCCTCCCTTCGGTTGCCTGCGCGGAAAAAAGCTTTCGTAAACATATCGCCGACGCGAAACTCGTTCCTTCGGAAAACGAATTTTATAACAACGTTCTTCCGGGACTTTCGGGTAAAAACGTAATTCTCATCACCAATCCTTCCGGTATAGGAAGAAGCCCCGAACGGATTATCCGCGAATTTAAAAAACACGACGTAAAGATCAAACATCTGATCGGACTCGAACACGGATTTCTCGGACTGGAAGAGGACTTCAGTAAATCTCCCGTAACCGTGGACGAATTTTTCAATCTTCCCATCTATCATATCTACCGCGTGAAGAATGCGGAACTGCCTGCGATTTTGAAAGGAGCGGATGCGATCCTATTCGACGTGCAGGATATGGGAATGAGATGTTATACCTATCTCACGGTTTTAAAAAGAATCATGGACGGGATTCCCGATCCTGCCGGAACGAGATTGATCGTACTCGATCACGTAAACCCGGCTCTGTATCTCAAGGGAAGAGGAGAGATGATCGACAAACGGTTTCTCAACTTCGCTGGAGAATTTCCTTCCCTGTTTTTCGGAGGTTTGACTTTGGGGGAATCCGCTCTCTTTTACAACACCGAATATCTGGATAAAAAAATTCGTTTGGAAGTCATCGCACCCAAAAACGCAAAACGTTCTTTCGATTGGGACAAGGAAGGAATTCCTTGGACGACTCCGTCTCCGAATCTTCCCACCGTCGACTCTGCGATCAATTACCTCGGTTTGGTTTTATTGGAAGGAGTCAACGTTTCCGTAGGACGCGGAACGACCGCGCCTTTCGTTTACTTCGGAGCGCCTTGGATGATCGAGCCCGAAAAGTTGGCGGAAGAATTGAATCAGAATTCCGGCGGAGATTATTACTACCAAACCGTATTTTTCAAACCCGTTTTCGGGCCGTATAAAAACGAAATCTGCCGAGGACTTCGACTAACCGTCGTAAATCGAAAATACGATCCGTTGAAAATGGCTTTTAAGTTGATCGCGGGTCTGAAAAATCAATACAAAGAGTTCAAATGGAGATCGTATCCGGACGGAACGCATAACATCGATTTTCTGTGGGGAACGGAATCCTTTCGAAAAGCGATCGACAGCGGAAAAAGTTACGATCAGTATTCTGAATTCTTAAATTCTGCCGAGAAAGAATACAATGAGAAGATTAAAAAGTATTACCTCTACTAA
- a CDS encoding LIC_11883 family protein — MRRLKSITSTKKSSVFETSTRIALGGILFLFLNVSFLSAEEAKWKEYSLRELIGRLKYYTYAKVAQSLRREYPAAQEQVWENSSCALSLPELPGPFFCGLLKQQYPSAGSSEKLSVPSPAPAPETVSPASALAGPNTNFKEFKNVQLYSGTTISGKNVVQLSSEENPGESLRAFYLHDGRLSHYEFQDRILIFDWSGSKLNAILEVKVDSILRPLGGREILFP, encoded by the coding sequence ATGAGAAGATTAAAAAGTATTACCTCTACTAAAAAATCGTCCGTGTTCGAGACTTCGACTCGAATTGCGCTCGGAGGAATTCTATTCTTATTTTTGAATGTTTCCTTTTTGTCCGCGGAAGAAGCGAAGTGGAAGGAATATTCTCTCCGGGAATTGATCGGAAGATTGAAATATTACACGTACGCGAAAGTGGCGCAGAGTTTGCGGAGGGAATATCCCGCCGCTCAGGAACAGGTTTGGGAGAATTCTTCCTGCGCTCTGAGTTTGCCGGAATTGCCGGGACCGTTTTTCTGCGGACTTTTGAAACAACAATATCCGTCCGCAGGATCTTCGGAAAAACTTTCCGTTCCGTCTCCTGCGCCGGCTCCGGAAACGGTTTCCCCTGCGTCCGCGCTCGCCGGACCGAATACGAACTTCAAAGAATTCAAGAATGTTCAGCTTTATTCCGGAACCACCATCTCGGGGAAGAATGTGGTTCAATTGAGTTCCGAGGAAAATCCGGGCGAATCTCTGCGTGCGTTTTATCTTCACGATGGACGGCTGAGTCATTATGAATTTCAGGATCGAATCCTGATTTTCGATTGGTCCGGTTCCAAGTTGAACGCCATCTTGGAAGTGAAAGTGGATTCGATCTTAAGACCGCTCGGCGGAAGAGAAATCCTATTCCCATGA
- a CDS encoding DUF2797 domain-containing protein, whose amino-acid sequence MKPIASGFLRMMDHQGIDPVSYIWVTATYDSDSSEKQEAHIQENSNILNYLGQKVKLEFTGKIRCVSCGRITKKSFNQGNCFTCFQTLAENDLCILRPDTCHFHLGTCREPDWGESHCFISHTVYLANSSAIKVGITKENPVSNRWVDQGAVQGIPLVEVTSRRDAGIIEKELSKVLSDRTTWQKMVAGDPEPIDLAERKKEFLQKIEELDLDLDYKVSPQETPTTIRYPVQAYPKKIQSLAPEKNPILEDVLTGIKGQYLLFQSGVINIRAYGGYETVLSVD is encoded by the coding sequence ATGAAACCGATCGCTTCCGGTTTTTTGAGGATGATGGATCATCAAGGAATCGATCCGGTCTCTTATATCTGGGTCACCGCGACTTACGATTCCGATTCCTCCGAAAAACAAGAAGCACATATTCAAGAAAATTCTAATATTCTAAACTATCTCGGACAAAAGGTGAAACTCGAGTTCACCGGAAAGATCCGCTGCGTTTCCTGCGGGAGAATCACCAAAAAAAGTTTCAACCAGGGAAACTGTTTCACATGTTTTCAAACGTTGGCCGAAAACGATCTCTGTATTTTAAGACCGGACACGTGCCACTTCCATCTCGGAACCTGCAGGGAACCCGATTGGGGAGAATCTCATTGTTTTATTTCTCATACCGTCTATCTCGCCAACAGTTCTGCGATCAAGGTGGGAATCACGAAAGAAAATCCCGTGTCCAATCGATGGGTGGATCAAGGCGCGGTTCAGGGAATTCCTCTGGTGGAAGTGACTTCGAGAAGGGACGCGGGAATTATCGAGAAAGAACTTTCCAAGGTTTTATCGGACAGAACGACCTGGCAAAAGATGGTCGCTGGCGATCCGGAACCGATCGATCTCGCGGAACGTAAAAAGGAATTTCTGCAAAAGATCGAGGAACTCGATTTGGATCTGGACTATAAGGTTTCTCCCCAGGAAACCCCGACTACGATTCGATATCCGGTGCAGGCCTATCCGAAAAAGATCCAGTCCTTGGCTCCGGAAAAAAATCCGATTCTCGAAGACGTTCTTACCGGAATCAAAGGACAGTATCTTCTCTTTCAATCCGGCGTGATCAATATCCGCGCCTATGGCGGTTACGAAACCGTTTTGAGCGTCGACTGA
- a CDS encoding M48 family metalloprotease, with amino-acid sequence MNKIFPKLVLLFTIVYFWGCGAIIDSVVPIELDLQIGKSFLENAKDGKEGMHILKNAALEKYVKSIADRILKSDKIQYKKEFPYKISILDDDDTINAVCTPGGYIFVYTGLLKLIQDEATLAAILAHEIAHAEKRHSVKQIINSLGIYFTIYIGLTIFLGSDAANLINLGSRVGGEILTLANSRSAEAEADAMSFEYLKSTKYYPGALESFFILIEKKEKEEGGSGAEKRMIKFLSTHPLNDERIAENKKRLESIGNPQATPENLYKERYQAAMKRAFGEIE; translated from the coding sequence ATGAATAAGATTTTTCCAAAGCTGGTTCTGCTTTTTACCATCGTTTATTTTTGGGGATGCGGTGCGATCATCGATTCCGTCGTTCCGATCGAATTGGATCTTCAGATCGGAAAATCCTTTTTGGAAAACGCAAAAGACGGAAAGGAAGGAATGCACATTCTCAAGAATGCGGCTCTGGAAAAATACGTAAAATCGATCGCGGACAGAATTCTCAAATCGGACAAGATCCAGTACAAAAAAGAATTTCCGTATAAGATTTCCATTTTGGACGACGACGATACGATCAACGCGGTTTGTACTCCGGGCGGTTATATCTTCGTTTATACGGGGCTTTTGAAACTGATTCAGGACGAAGCCACGTTAGCCGCCATTCTCGCGCACGAAATCGCACACGCGGAAAAACGGCACTCCGTAAAACAGATCATCAATTCCCTAGGAATTTATTTCACCATTTATATCGGTTTAACGATCTTTCTCGGATCGGACGCGGCCAACCTCATCAACCTAGGCTCTAGAGTAGGAGGAGAAATTCTTACCTTGGCGAACAGCCGTTCTGCGGAAGCCGAAGCCGACGCAATGAGTTTTGAATATTTGAAATCCACGAAATACTATCCGGGCGCTCTCGAATCGTTTTTCATTCTTATCGAAAAAAAGGAAAAGGAAGAAGGGGGAAGCGGCGCGGAAAAACGAATGATTAAATTCTTATCCACACACCCCCTGAACGACGAACGAATCGCCGAAAACAAAAAGCGTTTGGAAAGTATCGGAAATCCCCAAGCGACGCCCGAAAATCTTTATAAGGAACGTTATCAGGCCGCGATGAAGCGCGCTTTCGGGGAAATCGAGTGA
- a CDS encoding DUF2157 domain-containing protein: protein MRLEHKLKRWVEAGLIRSEQSDAILRFEETRKTPYLYYSFIILGVVVIGIGVIAIIAANWEEIPDVLKLGAGLGVLSLVAGLAFWKRENGNLLTVFLVLNSILILAMIGLVSQVYHRGGEYYEAAALWCVLNVLFLIATDSKTLIHLWTVGFQLFITGWILDQPAWGRNFWNQYFYFSTVGFFTIWVVSERFSLESRKASFFLWAVLFLVVGSSYFGFLGTHDYTFYGTPEENHAHWLDAVRQYPWTQVLLCLFTVVPGIFLIWNTDAFTTSQKKSFSFSLIIFFLLYLPIYLLFSHGESVSANVWNRIVSMIPAFLFIAFWLGIASAFRSHKRIFDLAVAIIGIRFLYFYFDLFGSLTYTGFGLILSGLLIIGFTIGYLKLKGRVRTFLGEQE, encoded by the coding sequence ATGCGATTGGAACACAAACTCAAACGGTGGGTGGAAGCGGGATTGATTCGCTCCGAACAATCGGACGCGATCTTACGCTTCGAAGAAACCCGTAAAACGCCGTATCTTTACTATTCGTTTATCATTTTAGGAGTGGTGGTCATCGGAATCGGTGTGATCGCCATCATCGCCGCGAACTGGGAAGAAATTCCGGACGTTCTGAAGTTAGGCGCCGGTCTCGGCGTTTTATCCCTCGTGGCGGGACTCGCATTTTGGAAACGGGAGAACGGAAATCTTCTTACGGTCTTTCTCGTTTTGAATTCGATCTTGATCCTCGCAATGATCGGCCTCGTTTCGCAGGTTTATCATCGAGGCGGAGAATACTACGAAGCCGCGGCTCTTTGGTGCGTATTGAACGTTCTCTTTTTGATCGCGACGGATTCGAAGACGTTGATTCATCTGTGGACCGTCGGATTTCAGCTCTTCATTACGGGATGGATTTTGGATCAACCCGCTTGGGGGAGGAATTTCTGGAATCAGTATTTTTATTTTTCAACGGTCGGCTTCTTTACGATCTGGGTCGTTTCGGAACGATTCTCTTTGGAATCCAGAAAGGCTTCTTTCTTTTTATGGGCCGTTTTGTTTTTGGTGGTTGGAAGTTCTTACTTCGGTTTTCTAGGAACGCATGATTATACGTTCTATGGAACTCCCGAAGAAAACCACGCGCATTGGTTGGATGCGGTCCGACAATACCCCTGGACTCAAGTTCTGCTTTGTTTGTTCACGGTCGTTCCGGGTATATTCTTAATTTGGAATACGGATGCGTTTACAACGTCGCAGAAGAAGTCTTTCAGTTTCAGTCTGATTATTTTCTTTCTTTTATATTTGCCGATTTATCTGCTCTTTTCACATGGAGAATCCGTTTCGGCAAACGTTTGGAATCGGATCGTTTCCATGATTCCGGCTTTTCTTTTTATCGCTTTTTGGCTCGGAATCGCTTCCGCGTTTCGCTCGCACAAACGAATTTTCGATCTCGCCGTTGCGATCATCGGAATTCGATTCTTGTATTTCTACTTCGATTTGTTCGGAAGTTTGACGTACACCGGATTCGGATTGATTCTTTCCGGACTCCTGATCATCGGATTTACGATCGGATATTTAAAATTGAAAGGAAGAGTGAGAACTTTCTTGGGAGAACAGGAATGA
- a CDS encoding GDYXXLXY domain-containing protein translates to MRTFKILLILALAAPVAFFASEIVYLEFIKKSGKELILPVSGYDPRDLLSGHYLRYDIEYQSYSLCQTADGEEPLRSKTKSSKDDGTHCVCYSHPGKIEAGDGTFVESCNPETLRDKKICKLYLRGECRYGRFTIGNERFFVNETKALGYEKRLREENVHIRLKVDGNGKAITDSLIWADGSSL, encoded by the coding sequence ATGAGAACGTTCAAAATTCTTTTGATCCTTGCGTTGGCGGCTCCGGTCGCGTTCTTCGCATCCGAAATCGTATATTTGGAATTTATAAAGAAGTCGGGAAAGGAACTGATTCTTCCCGTAAGCGGATACGATCCGCGCGATCTGTTATCCGGTCATTATCTGCGTTACGACATCGAATACCAATCGTATTCTCTTTGCCAGACTGCCGACGGTGAGGAACCACTTCGTTCCAAGACCAAGTCCAGCAAGGATGATGGAACGCATTGCGTTTGTTATTCTCATCCCGGAAAAATCGAAGCTGGGGACGGAACCTTTGTGGAAAGTTGCAACCCGGAAACTCTTCGGGATAAAAAGATCTGTAAGCTGTATCTCCGCGGTGAATGCAGATACGGAAGATTTACGATCGGAAACGAACGTTTTTTCGTGAATGAAACCAAGGCACTCGGCTACGAAAAACGGCTTCGGGAAGAAAACGTTCACATTCGTTTGAAGGTCGATGGAAACGGAAAGGCGATCACCGATTCTCTGATTTGGGCGGACGGATCTTCGCTGTAA
- a CDS encoding NAD(P)-dependent oxidoreductase has protein sequence MKEYTISIIGTGIMGRGMATNLAKENQKLRLYSRNLSKLSDLKSENVLLFDSPAEAAKGADLVILCLTEDEVVIRETFSSGLLDVKPKVLLDCGTTSLPLTLKLSEECSRRGIRFYDSPMTGSKNAARDGQILFMVGANREEVADIQFFFDICGKNTVFCGQVGSGQKAKLALNMIQAGIFQVYMEGFELAKKSGVEPDILKEILLQSAARSGIAEFKFPFVFSGNYETHFSLKNMRKDVYHAMELAEQNDTNLSLCRNLPEIYDSGMKAGFGESDFCSLNEVTAKIRPPKSENR, from the coding sequence ATGAAAGAATACACAATCTCCATCATCGGAACGGGAATCATGGGGCGAGGTATGGCAACCAATCTTGCCAAGGAAAATCAAAAACTTCGTCTTTATTCCAGAAATCTTTCCAAACTCTCCGATCTAAAATCGGAAAACGTTCTCCTTTTTGATTCTCCTGCGGAGGCCGCAAAAGGCGCCGATCTCGTGATCCTCTGTTTGACGGAAGACGAGGTGGTAATCCGGGAAACGTTCTCATCCGGACTTCTCGACGTTAAACCTAAGGTCCTCCTCGATTGCGGAACGACATCTCTTCCCCTCACCCTCAAACTCTCGGAAGAATGTTCCCGACGCGGAATTCGATTTTACGATTCTCCGATGACCGGTTCCAAAAACGCGGCGAGAGACGGGCAGATTCTTTTTATGGTAGGAGCGAACCGGGAAGAAGTCGCCGACATTCAATTCTTCTTCGATATTTGCGGAAAGAATACGGTGTTTTGTGGTCAGGTAGGAAGCGGACAAAAGGCGAAACTCGCACTCAACATGATCCAAGCGGGAATCTTTCAGGTATATATGGAAGGATTCGAACTCGCAAAAAAATCGGGAGTGGAACCGGATATTTTAAAGGAGATTCTTCTGCAATCCGCCGCAAGATCGGGGATCGCAGAATTTAAATTTCCCTTCGTGTTTTCCGGAAACTACGAAACTCATTTCTCCTTAAAGAATATGAGAAAGGACGTCTATCACGCGATGGAACTCGCCGAACAAAACGACACGAACCTTTCTCTTTGCAGGAATCTTCCGGAGATCTACGACTCCGGAATGAAAGCCGGTTTCGGAGAAAGCGACTTCTGCAGTCTCAACGAAGTTACAGCGAAGATCCGTCCGCCCAAATCAGAGAATCGGTGA
- the mce gene encoding mammalian cell entry protein Mce, whose amino-acid sequence MSSLRYLLVGVIFTAAIAVVGYFTIVTEGGPVKKRGEFMKVTFRNAEGIKVGNKVTVQGVPFGYVSSIRLIQIDENGAEVQEGETGIGTRVEITMLLREKIRLYDNYDIIIKNESLLTGRVISIDPGTTDPESERLKKRSTPVTMIDYKSAGALKGRVLQDPLVSLSELISENRGDIRKTFSNIADITTKINTGDGSLGRLINNDDVHKNVNTVLTDAQIVLRELREGLEDTREQTPVTSFIRAALSAF is encoded by the coding sequence ATGAGTTCGTTGCGTTATCTTCTCGTGGGAGTTATTTTTACCGCAGCCATCGCCGTGGTCGGATATTTTACGATCGTAACCGAAGGAGGTCCCGTAAAAAAACGCGGGGAATTCATGAAGGTCACGTTTCGAAACGCGGAAGGAATCAAGGTCGGAAACAAGGTCACCGTTCAGGGTGTTCCGTTCGGATACGTTTCTTCGATTCGACTGATTCAGATCGACGAAAACGGAGCCGAGGTCCAAGAAGGAGAAACCGGAATCGGAACGAGAGTCGAAATTACGATGCTTCTCCGGGAAAAGATCCGTCTTTACGACAACTACGACATCATCATTAAAAACGAAAGCCTTTTGACCGGACGCGTGATTTCCATCGATCCGGGAACGACCGATCCGGAATCGGAGCGTTTGAAAAAGAGATCCACGCCCGTAACGATGATCGATTACAAGTCCGCCGGCGCGCTGAAAGGTAGAGTTTTACAGGATCCTCTCGTGAGTTTATCGGAGTTGATCTCCGAAAACAGGGGCGATATCCGTAAGACATTCTCGAACATCGCGGACATCACGACCAAAATCAACACGGGAGACGGAAGTTTAGGAAGGCTCATCAACAACGACGACGTTCACAAAAACGTTAATACGGTTTTGACGGACGCGCAGATCGTTCTCCGGGAACTTCGGGAAGGTCTCGAGGATACAAGAGAACAAACTCCGGTTACGAGCTTTATCCGCGCGGCGCTCAGCGCATTCTAA
- a CDS encoding ABC transporter ATP-binding protein produces METYAIELKNVHKAFGKRKILTGVDLHVKKGETLVILGPSGTGKSVTLKHITGLLEPDAGDCFIFGESISRVGSKTKEKLRARMGVLFQSGALINWLTVFDNVALPLREHKLASEEKIQEIVMQKLKLVDMVVAKDNFPNDISGGMKKRAGIARAITTNPEIILYDEPTSGLDPVMSNVINELVLKIQKETGAAQVVVTHDMSSAYKIADRISFIYKGKIVFTGTPEEIQNSDNELIQQFIHGRTTGPMILETK; encoded by the coding sequence ATGGAAACGTATGCAATCGAACTCAAAAACGTCCATAAGGCTTTCGGCAAAAGAAAAATTCTCACCGGAGTCGACCTTCATGTAAAGAAGGGAGAAACTCTCGTCATTCTCGGTCCTTCCGGAACCGGAAAATCGGTTACGCTCAAACATATCACCGGTCTTCTCGAACCGGACGCCGGAGATTGTTTTATCTTCGGGGAAAGCATTTCCCGAGTCGGATCCAAAACCAAAGAAAAACTCCGCGCAAGAATGGGAGTTCTCTTTCAATCGGGAGCCCTCATCAACTGGCTGACCGTATTCGATAACGTTGCCCTTCCCTTGCGCGAACACAAACTCGCATCCGAAGAGAAGATTCAAGAAATCGTAATGCAGAAATTAAAGTTGGTGGATATGGTCGTCGCCAAGGATAACTTCCCGAACGACATTTCCGGCGGTATGAAAAAAAGAGCGGGAATCGCAAGAGCGATCACGACCAATCCCGAAATCATTCTCTATGACGAACCTACTTCCGGTTTGGACCCGGTGATGTCCAACGTAATCAACGAACTCGTTCTGAAGATTCAAAAGGAAACGGGTGCGGCTCAAGTCGTGGTCACGCATGATATGTCGAGCGCGTATAAGATCGCGGATCGAATCAGTTTTATCTATAAGGGAAAGATCGTATTTACCGGAACGCCGGAAGAAATCCAGAATTCGGACAACGAATTGATCCAGCAATTCATTCACGGCAGAACGACCGGTCCGATGATCCTGGAAACCAAATAG
- a CDS encoding MlaE family ABC transporter permease: MSEPIKEKLTEFFYASGFTILLVYESILNLPYSFFKRKEILDQMYITGVGSISVVSIVAVFTGMIMSLNTGLGLKDFGAEGQIGLLMTITLTREMSPFMTALILAASIGSAMAAEIGTMKVSEEVDALEVMSIDPVRYLIFPRIFGFSIMVPVLCVYSTILGILGGAIVGYFQLGIDYFTYFRDVFDRIASIPGLKDLYVGIFKGFVFGVIVSAISCSHGLRTSGGAIGVGRATRESVVTSFLMVIFTGYMITALFYRE, encoded by the coding sequence ATGAGCGAACCCATCAAAGAAAAACTCACCGAATTTTTTTACGCGAGCGGTTTTACGATCCTTCTTGTATATGAAAGTATTCTAAACCTTCCTTACAGCTTTTTTAAACGGAAAGAAATCCTGGATCAGATGTATATCACCGGGGTCGGAAGCATCTCGGTGGTTTCCATCGTCGCGGTTTTTACGGGAATGATCATGTCGTTGAACACCGGACTCGGCCTCAAGGATTTCGGCGCCGAAGGACAGATCGGACTTTTGATGACGATCACCCTTACCCGAGAAATGTCTCCGTTTATGACCGCTTTGATTCTCGCGGCGTCGATCGGTTCGGCGATGGCCGCCGAAATCGGAACGATGAAGGTTTCGGAAGAAGTCGACGCGCTCGAAGTCATGTCCATCGATCCGGTGCGTTATCTGATCTTTCCGAGGATTTTCGGTTTTTCGATCATGGTACCCGTGTTATGCGTCTATTCCACTATCCTCGGGATTTTAGGAGGGGCGATCGTAGGGTATTTTCAGTTGGGAATCGATTACTTTACCTATTTTCGAGACGTGTTCGATCGAATCGCATCCATCCCCGGTCTGAAGGATTTATATGTGGGGATCTTTAAAGGGTTCGTGTTCGGGGTGATCGTTTCCGCGATTTCCTGTTCGCACGGTCTTAGAACCTCGGGCGGAGCGATCGGAGTCGGTCGCGCCACGAGAGAATCCGTGGTCACCTCCTTCTTAATGGTGATCTTTACCGGATATATGATTACTGCCTTATTTTATAGAGAATGA
- a CDS encoding D-alanine--D-alanine ligase, translating to MAKIAVFFGGSSTEHSISIRTGCFICKTLHAMGHSVKPILLTKDGGWVVPLEYRMNLPFESVNSPDSFLEEFQKKNGVSKTDSLSHLDADIVFLGLHGGKGEDGTIQGFLGILGIPYTGSGVTASAIAMDKTRANRIFLQTGQKVAPFFEIGKLEYTTSPSAAVSKLETLGFPQFLKPVEGGSSVSTHKITNKEQLAQELGQMFQTDSKVMSQSFLAGVEVSCGVLERYRNGSFSRIALPATEIVPGGEFFDFESKYKQGGSHEITPARIPDEQMKKVQELAIAAHESLGCRGYSRTDFIIVNGEPHILETNTLPGMTETSLIPQQAKAAGISMEEVFADLIEIGLKSSLH from the coding sequence TTGGCTAAGATCGCAGTCTTTTTTGGTGGCAGTTCTACGGAACACAGTATCTCGATTCGAACCGGTTGTTTTATTTGTAAGACTTTGCATGCGATGGGGCATTCGGTCAAACCCATTCTCCTGACCAAGGACGGAGGCTGGGTGGTTCCTTTAGAATATCGGATGAATCTCCCGTTCGAGTCAGTGAATTCTCCCGATTCTTTTTTGGAAGAATTTCAAAAAAAGAACGGTGTTTCCAAAACCGATTCCCTTTCTCATCTCGACGCGGACATCGTTTTTCTCGGTCTTCACGGAGGAAAGGGAGAAGACGGAACGATCCAAGGATTTCTGGGAATTCTCGGAATTCCTTATACCGGTTCGGGCGTGACCGCTTCCGCGATTGCGATGGATAAGACCCGTGCCAATCGGATTTTCCTGCAAACCGGTCAGAAGGTCGCTCCGTTTTTTGAGATCGGCAAATTAGAATATACGACTTCTCCGTCGGCTGCGGTTTCCAAATTGGAAACGTTGGGTTTTCCGCAATTCTTAAAACCAGTGGAAGGCGGTTCCAGCGTTTCCACGCATAAAATTACGAACAAGGAACAACTCGCTCAAGAGCTCGGGCAGATGTTTCAAACCGATTCCAAGGTGATGAGCCAATCCTTTCTCGCGGGAGTGGAAGTTTCCTGCGGTGTTTTGGAACGATATAGAAACGGATCGTTTTCACGCATTGCGTTACCCGCAACCGAAATCGTTCCCGGCGGAGAATTTTTCGATTTCGAATCCAAATACAAACAGGGCGGTTCTCATGAGATTACGCCCGCGAGAATTCCGGACGAACAAATGAAGAAGGTTCAAGAACTTGCGATCGCCGCGCACGAATCGCTCGGTTGTCGCGGTTATTCCCGAACCGACTTTATCATCGTAAACGGAGAACCTCATATTCTCGAAACGAACACCTTGCCTGGGATGACCGAAACGAGTTTGATTCCTCAGCAGGCAAAGGCCGCAGGGATTTCGATGGAAGAAGTTTTTGCCGATCTGATCGAGATCGGACTCAAAAGTTCGCTTCATTGA
- the metW gene encoding methionine biosynthesis protein MetW, with protein MTPLEKKTSIDLALKERPDFAYILNLIPSGSRVLDLGCGNGTLLYLLKEKGIRGQGIEKDEDCIVECIQRGVYVHHGDIDEGLEHHQDKRFDYVILNQTIQETRNPGEILKESLRIGKKVIVAFPNFGHWNVRWTILTTGKTPVTDLLPYRWFNTPNLHFLSVLDFIEFCEIQKFKIEDKAYFRDLSRVRFRPNFFSKLALFVIS; from the coding sequence ATGACCCCTTTGGAAAAAAAGACATCCATCGATCTGGCATTAAAAGAAAGACCGGACTTCGCTTATATTCTCAATCTGATCCCTTCGGGATCGAGGGTTTTGGACTTGGGCTGCGGGAACGGAACGTTGTTGTATCTTTTAAAGGAAAAAGGAATCCGAGGCCAAGGAATCGAAAAGGACGAAGATTGCATCGTAGAATGTATCCAACGCGGAGTTTACGTTCATCACGGCGACATCGACGAGGGACTCGAACACCATCAGGACAAACGGTTTGATTACGTCATTCTCAACCAAACGATCCAGGAAACGAGAAACCCGGGGGAAATTTTAAAAGAATCCCTCCGCATCGGAAAAAAAGTCATCGTTGCGTTTCCGAACTTCGGTCATTGGAACGTTCGTTGGACGATTTTGACCACGGGCAAAACACCCGTAACCGACCTCCTCCCGTATCGCTGGTTCAATACGCCGAACCTGCACTTTCTTTCGGTCCTGGACTTTATCGAGTTCTGCGAAATTCAAAAATTCAAAATCGAAGACAAAGCGTATTTCCGAGACCTCTCCCGCGTCCGGTTTCGCCCGAACTTCTTTTCAAAACTCGCCCTTTTTGTAATATCATAA